One Solibacillus sp. R5-41 DNA segment encodes these proteins:
- a CDS encoding endospore germination permease yields the protein MMQDVKINSYQFLVLVILFTIGTSILTVPSALATNAKQDAWLAAIFGTGIGLLAVWLFITIALWFPHLTYVQILEKLFGKWVGKAFAALFVLTSLIYASELLYYFGLFLNIHMMPNTPMVALNILMAGIVVMGVRLGLETFARTAEILVVVFFVIFFILVVFISPEIKFENIQPVYEMGTKKIIQSSFFYVVVSSVNAIFLLMIFPSFINKMKQAKKSFLIGNLIGGIVIIVITFLCISVFGVDKTAGEIYPSYELTKRINIGNFVQRIEGLMASLWFITLYFKSTLYFYASVLGMAQILNLKDYRPLTLPLGMIAVVLSLVIYPNVMYQQHWDSTTGNSLTLSIGLFLPLLMVVVYAIRKRTIKKEVKINE from the coding sequence ATGATGCAAGACGTTAAAATAAATTCGTATCAATTTCTAGTATTAGTTATTTTATTTACGATTGGTACGAGCATCTTAACTGTACCATCAGCATTAGCAACTAACGCGAAGCAAGATGCCTGGCTTGCCGCTATATTTGGTACGGGTATAGGATTATTGGCCGTATGGCTATTCATCACTATAGCTCTTTGGTTCCCTCACCTCACCTATGTCCAAATCCTTGAAAAACTATTTGGAAAATGGGTAGGGAAAGCCTTTGCTGCTTTGTTTGTACTCACGTCTCTTATTTATGCTTCAGAACTTTTATATTATTTTGGGTTATTCTTAAATATCCATATGATGCCAAATACTCCAATGGTAGCCCTTAATATTCTTATGGCGGGGATTGTGGTGATGGGAGTCCGTCTTGGATTAGAAACCTTCGCTCGTACTGCAGAAATCTTAGTTGTCGTGTTCTTTGTTATTTTTTTCATTTTAGTGGTATTTATTTCACCTGAAATAAAGTTTGAAAATATACAGCCTGTATATGAGATGGGGACAAAAAAAATCATTCAATCATCCTTTTTTTATGTCGTAGTATCTTCAGTAAATGCTATTTTTTTATTAATGATTTTTCCTTCCTTTATTAACAAAATGAAACAAGCTAAAAAATCTTTTTTAATTGGAAACTTAATAGGCGGCATCGTCATCATCGTTATTACATTTTTGTGTATTTCGGTATTTGGTGTTGATAAAACTGCTGGAGAGATATATCCAAGTTATGAATTGACTAAAAGGATAAATATTGGGAATTTTGTACAGCGTATTGAAGGATTAATGGCTTCACTTTGGTTTATCACCCTCTATTTTAAATCGACTCTTTATTTTTACGCTTCCGTTTTAGGGATGGCACAAATTCTGAATTTGAAAGATTACCGCCCATTAACATTACCACTAGGAATGATTGCCGTGGTCCTTTCTCTCGTGATTTATCCTAATGTCATGTACCAACAACATTGGGACAGTACGACGGGTAATTCCTTAACATTATCAATTGGACTTTTTTTACCTCTTTTGATGGTAGTCGTATATGCAATACGAAAAAGAACGATAAAGAAAGAAGTAAAAATAAACGAATAG
- a CDS encoding spore germination protein — translation MGFFRKKSNSKMHSNSISASQMMETSSANELKTNLQENIQIIKDSLGKSSDIIIREIRIGKEETIKAGIFYTDGLTDTTSLQNFILETLMLDIKGTELQKKLSPEQNLISILKDYAMTVGEIKEITNFEVLFTGLLSGDTILLIDGYAQGLIISNRYWVERGVTEATAQVVVRGPREGFSENLRVNTALVRRRLKDPNLWMESKVIGKRTKTNVAMMYIKGIANDKIVKEVRLRLDKIDIDGILESGNIEELIQDTPYSPFPTIFNTERSDVVAAALLEGRIAILVDGTPFVLIVPALFVQFFQSSDDYYQHADIASLIRLLRFFAFAIALLAPALFIAITTFNHAMLPPALLISLAAQREGVPFPTFFEAVIMEVTFEILREAGLRMPRSIGSAMSIVGAFVIGTAAVEAGIISAAMVIVVSITAISSFVSPTYDLAISVRILRFGFMALAASFGLVGITIGLIALLLHLCSLRSFGVPYMSPVAPFNLSDQKDTFIRLPRWNMFTRPRLINQQNIVRQQDSASAKPEPPKK, via the coding sequence ATGGGCTTTTTCAGAAAGAAAAGTAATTCTAAAATGCATTCAAATTCTATTTCAGCTAGTCAAATGATGGAGACAAGTTCAGCAAACGAATTAAAAACAAACCTTCAAGAAAATATACAAATAATAAAAGATTCACTTGGAAAAAGCTCGGATATTATCATTAGAGAAATTCGAATTGGAAAAGAAGAAACAATTAAAGCCGGTATTTTCTATACAGATGGATTAACCGATACAACCTCATTACAAAATTTTATTTTGGAAACGCTCATGCTAGATATCAAAGGGACCGAATTACAGAAAAAGCTATCTCCTGAACAAAATCTTATTAGCATTTTAAAAGATTATGCCATGACAGTAGGAGAAATTAAAGAAATAACTAATTTTGAAGTGCTTTTTACTGGACTTTTATCGGGGGATACGATTCTTTTAATCGATGGATATGCCCAAGGTTTAATCATTTCCAATAGGTATTGGGTTGAGCGTGGAGTAACGGAAGCAACAGCCCAAGTGGTAGTAAGAGGACCCCGCGAAGGATTCTCCGAAAATTTGCGTGTAAATACCGCATTAGTTCGTAGAAGACTGAAAGACCCAAATCTCTGGATGGAATCAAAAGTTATTGGAAAACGTACGAAAACGAATGTTGCCATGATGTATATCAAAGGAATTGCAAATGATAAAATAGTGAAAGAAGTCCGTTTGCGTTTGGATAAAATAGATATTGACGGGATTCTTGAAAGTGGAAATATCGAGGAATTGATTCAGGATACACCATATTCACCTTTCCCAACTATATTCAATACGGAACGTTCGGATGTAGTAGCTGCAGCATTATTGGAGGGACGCATAGCCATTTTGGTAGATGGAACACCATTTGTCCTAATTGTTCCAGCATTATTTGTTCAATTTTTTCAATCTTCAGACGACTACTACCAACATGCGGATATTGCGAGTCTTATTAGACTCCTTCGTTTTTTTGCATTCGCGATTGCATTGCTTGCACCAGCATTATTTATTGCAATCACAACTTTTAATCATGCAATGCTACCGCCCGCACTTCTTATTAGTCTGGCAGCCCAAAGAGAAGGTGTCCCATTTCCGACATTTTTTGAAGCAGTCATAATGGAAGTTACCTTTGAAATCTTGCGTGAAGCAGGCTTAAGAATGCCACGAAGCATCGGTTCAGCTATGTCTATAGTAGGAGCATTTGTAATTGGAACAGCAGCGGTTGAAGCAGGCATAATCTCTGCTGCGATGGTAATCGTGGTTTCAATAACCGCCATTTCTAGTTTCGTTTCTCCAACTTACGACTTAGCTATCTCTGTCAGGATACTACGCTTTGGGTTTATGGCATTAGCTGCTTCTTTTGGTTTAGTAGGAATAACGATCGGTTTAATTGCTTTACTTCTGCATTTATGTAGTTTGCGTTCTTTTGGCGTGCCTTATATGTCTCCAGTAGCTCCATTTAATCTTTCCGATCAAAAGGATACGTTTATTCGCTTGCCTAGATGGAATATGTTTACACGACCTCGTCTAATCAATCAACAAAATATCGTTAGGCAACAAGATTCAGCCTCTGCAAAACCAGAGCCACCAAAAAAATAA
- a CDS encoding NUDIX hydrolase, which translates to MNYIKSLRQHIGTRPIIAPGSAIIVLNEKNEILLQLRSDTNDWGLPGGGMEIGDSFEETAQKELFEETGLIAQELILVGLASGKELYYKFPHGDEIYNATAIYKTTSVTGTIKKNEESKALKYFSLDKLPNLNYTTLKLLEKVGYI; encoded by the coding sequence ATGAATTATATTAAATCTTTACGACAACACATTGGTACAAGACCGATAATTGCACCAGGGTCTGCAATTATTGTTTTGAATGAAAAGAATGAAATATTATTACAATTACGTTCAGATACAAATGATTGGGGGCTTCCTGGTGGCGGTATGGAAATTGGAGATAGTTTTGAAGAAACCGCTCAAAAAGAATTATTTGAAGAAACAGGATTAATCGCTCAAGAATTGATATTAGTTGGATTAGCTTCTGGGAAAGAATTATATTATAAGTTCCCTCATGGGGATGAAATTTACAATGCAACCGCGATTTATAAAACTACAAGTGTAACTGGTACTATTAAGAAAAATGAAGAAAGCAAAGCATTAAAATATTTCTCTTTAGACAAACTTCCTAATCTAAAT
- a CDS encoding Ger(x)C family spore germination protein: MKKCMFVLLILSLFLAGCWDRRELNELGITMALGIDKVEDEYQVTAQVVVPSEITTKTSTGRSPVILFQANGETVYEALRKITKISPRKIYPGHLRMLVLGEDLAEEGIAESLDFLSRDWELRSDFYVVIAKDRTAGEVLNVTTTIENIPANKMFNTLKTSEAFWAATNGFKLDELIDNLISDGKEAVLTGILVTGEQEMGSSKQNVESITPFARIEYDGLAVFKKDKLVGWLTERDGRRYNAVVNEVQNTVTAISCPEEGKATIEIIQFDSKMKGKINKGKPEVDVNIKVKGNVGEVECQINLNDPETIVELQKNTEKEMEELIKSTIETVQRQYKSDIFGFGEAIHRSNPKEWKKIKEQWDEEFPEMTANVKVDLKLVHTGTVGNSFLEEIEGR, encoded by the coding sequence ATGAAAAAGTGCATGTTTGTTCTCCTGATTCTTAGCCTCTTCCTTGCGGGGTGTTGGGACCGGAGGGAATTAAATGAGCTTGGCATTACGATGGCATTAGGAATCGATAAAGTAGAAGATGAATACCAAGTAACTGCTCAAGTGGTTGTACCTTCGGAAATAACGACGAAAACAAGTACTGGGCGTTCACCAGTCATCTTGTTTCAGGCGAACGGAGAAACGGTATATGAAGCCCTTCGAAAAATTACAAAGATCTCGCCTCGAAAAATATATCCTGGACATCTTCGAATGCTTGTGCTTGGTGAGGATTTAGCTGAAGAAGGTATAGCCGAATCCTTAGATTTTCTGTCAAGAGATTGGGAACTCCGATCTGATTTCTATGTTGTTATTGCTAAGGATAGGACCGCAGGGGAAGTACTGAATGTCACAACAACGATTGAAAATATACCCGCCAATAAAATGTTTAACACGCTTAAAACATCAGAAGCTTTTTGGGCTGCAACGAACGGCTTTAAATTAGATGAGTTGATAGACAATCTTATAAGTGATGGGAAGGAAGCCGTATTAACAGGGATTCTAGTAACAGGGGAACAAGAAATGGGATCAAGCAAACAGAATGTGGAATCGATTACTCCTTTTGCGCGAATTGAATATGATGGTTTAGCGGTGTTTAAAAAAGATAAACTAGTAGGCTGGTTAACTGAACGAGACGGCAGAAGGTATAATGCCGTCGTCAACGAAGTGCAAAATACTGTAACAGCTATATCTTGTCCTGAAGAGGGGAAAGCCACTATAGAGATTATTCAATTCGATTCTAAAATGAAAGGCAAAATAAACAAAGGTAAGCCTGAAGTGGATGTCAATATTAAAGTAAAAGGAAATGTTGGGGAAGTAGAGTGTCAAATTAATCTTAATGACCCAGAAACAATTGTTGAGCTACAGAAGAATACTGAAAAAGAGATGGAAGAGCTCATTAAATCGACCATTGAAACGGTACAAAGACAGTATAAGTCAGACATATTTGGATTTGGTGAAGCCATTCATCGATCTAATCCGAAAGAATGGAAAAAGATTAAAGAACAGTGGGATGAGGAATTCCCTGAGATGACAGCGAATGTTAAAGTAGACCTAAAACTTGTGCATACGGGTACAGTAGGTAATTCATTTTTAGAAGAGATAGAGGGTAGATAA